A window of Argopecten irradians isolate NY chromosome 1, Ai_NY, whole genome shotgun sequence contains these coding sequences:
- the LOC138309469 gene encoding lactadherin-like: MPVKTEHLPAVIVWFMWFFSDNVPTIMQIRRAVDLLLLATIMLLFIAKRDCHCGENLITGPYGVDDSFITASSSYRHADCQPKYVRIGTSDGAWCAGSESNTEYLQIQLRALSSITGFIIRGRPSDYVQYTKSFAVKHSLDGQQWHDVFDSDGLKKIFPANSDRTSNVTMTVTEIRPTKFIRIYPETWNNWPAFRFEITGCAFIPKLGWVGKMGDPVDLPATLLLTTSPNNGICGKACHLSVSCGSFMFDFKTKECHLYSVKSLNFTESASDSSHKVYFLKTDPPGYQL; the protein is encoded by the exons ATGCCAGTGAAGACGGAACATTTACCTGCAGTAATCGTGTGGTTTATGTGGTTTTTTTCAGATAACGTTCCAACCATTATGCAGATAAGACGTGCCGTTGACTTACTACTTCTAGCTACTATAATGCTGCTGTTTATAGCGAAAAGAG attGCCATTGTGGTGAAAATCTTATTACTGGACCCTACGGTGTCGATGACTCATTCATAACGGCATCGTCCTCGTACCGACACGCTGATTGTCAACCAAAGTATGTCAGGATAGGAACGTCTGATGGCGCATGGTGTGCTGGTAGTGAATCTAATACCGAATACCTACAG ATCCAGCTGAGAGCCTTGTCATCTATCACCGGATTTATCATTCGAGGACGACCATCTGATTACGTCCAATATACAAAGTCGTTTGCAGTGAAGCACAGCTTAGATGGACAACAATGGCATGACGTTTTCGACAGTGATGGATTAAAAAag ATATTTCCTGCAAATAGCGACAGAACATCAAATGTGACGATGACTGTGACTGAGATAAGGCCTACTAAATTCATTAGGATTTATCCAGAAACGTGGAATAACTGGCCCGCGTTTCGTTTCGAAATCACCGGATGTGCAT ttaTACCAAAGCTTGGTTGGGTTGGAAAGATGGGTGACCCGGTGGACCTTCCAGCTACGCTTCTTTTGACAACATCACCTAACAATGGAATATGCGGGAAAGCATGCCACCTATCAGTATCATGTGGGAGTTTCATGTTTGATTTTAAAACTAAGGAATGCCATCTCTACTCGGTAAAATCACTGAACTTCACTGAATCTGCATCAGATTCCAGCCACAAGGTATACTTCCTGAAAACCGACCCACCTGGATATCAACTTTAA